The genomic segment GCTACGGCCTGTTCAACAGCCTGCCGGAGTTCATGGCGCACGCGACGTTCTACAATGCCAGCCCGGCAGTCGGCCTGCTCTTGCTCGTTGCGGGCATTGCGTTGCTGCGCCGGCTGACGCGCCGCACGTCTGTGCTGGCCGTACTGGCGGCTGTGCCGTTTCTGTGGCCGGAGTTCCTGCAGTTTGGTGCATGGAATCTCTCAATCGGCGTGTATCTGGCGCTGCTGGTTACGCTGCTGGCTTCGCCGCGCAACGATGAGCCGTCGCGCCCGGTCGCGCTCTGGCTGCTGGCTTACCTGATCGTCTACGCCACATTGATCAAGTCGGCCGGTTTGCACTTCTACACGCTGATGCCGGCCGTGGCGCTGCTGGCGGCTGATCAGGTGACGGGCGGGCTCGGCTCCGCGCCGTGGCTGGCGCGTGCGCGCACTGCGCTCTGCGCGCTGGCTCTGGCGGCGGCATGCACGTTCGGCTATATCGCCTTCATCAGCCCGGACGAGTACGGGCTGAACTACCCGGCGTCGGCGCTGGCGTGGTCGCCGAGCCCGGTTAAAACGCGCCCGACCGACTACTTTTTTGGCTTCCCGTATCGCTACGGCTGGAACGTCGTCAGCGTGCTGTACCGGCAGGGCGTCTTGCGCGGTAAGTTCGATACCAACGAGACCTACCTGGTCACCGATTGGTACGTGCGCGACATCGAGGCGGCGCGTGCCGACGAGCCGCGGTACTACTTGCAGGCGGAAAACGCGCCGCGCGCCGGCAAGGCGCCGGCCGATCTGGCCGACACGTTCCACCTCTGGGGTGAGGTGCGCGTGCGCGGTGCGACGCGCATCCGCATCCATGAAAACAACCGCTACCCGGCGGGCGGGCCGGTCGTCTATGACGCGGAATCATACCCGACCGACGACCCCGACCTGCTGGCGCGCTCCATCATGTACCGCAGTGCGCGCGGCGACGATCGCGCCTTTCGCGATCTGGGCAAGTTCCTCGACGGCGCGGCGACTGCGCGCGACGTGGTCGTGATGGATTCGCCCCTGCAGGATGGCGTTCTGCCCTACTACTACCGGGGCGGCGCCCGCCTCGCCCCGTGGCGTGGCGCCGTCTCGGGCACCGATCTCTCGGCTCCGGGCGCGACTTACTACGCCGCGTTGTTCGCGCCCACCGGCTCCGAACGCTGGCTGGCCGAGCACCTGTACCCGCTGGAGGGTCGCTGGTTTGGCAGCGTTCGCCTGCTTTCGTATGCGCCACCCGCCGCAGATACGCCAGTACAAACCAGCGGGGCGCAATTCGGCGACGCGATCAGATTGCGCAATTATGCTGTCGGCCCCGCGACGGTGCGCGGTGGCGATGTCGTGCGGCTGGCGCTGCAGTGGCAGGTTGCGGGCCCGCTGCCGGCGCGCTACAAGGTTTTCGTGCACGTGCTGGACGCGCAGGGCAAGGTCATTGCACAGCGCGATGCCGAA from the Chloroflexota bacterium genome contains:
- a CDS encoding glycosyltransferase family 39 protein; translated protein: MLRSRFAPPMLVLLLALLSVVSVALGSGTLPAVVAAYLLVFALPGAALVLALPADLRPRAWPERVVVALGTSVVLSMLAVWGASLRNGMGILERWAVIVAAMTSLLSLIALVQARRAAPPAPRAPEVGLQVPLAGWLLVLAVAAFFRLAMLGYGEYYDDELDVVQSARSLLLGQSNVILEHRKGPTEIWLAAVAAGTAGRFDETTARLPFAIASLAAVAVTVLISERFYGRRTAVIAGLIIGVEGIFLAFSRLVQYQGVVLLMLTLVVWFALRFQQAATRREQVYCLSMGALFWSFGTLTHWDGLVVGLVLAYVVARRWLWPLRQGGWRSALPVLGGLSLVSLLAVIPPALFYVQLALAPKTAQARTYYDARVGYGLFNSLPEFMAHATFYNASPAVGLLLLVAGIALLRRLTRRTSVLAVLAAVPFLWPEFLQFGAWNLSIGVYLALLVTLLASPRNDEPSRPVALWLLAYLIVYATLIKSAGLHFYTLMPAVALLAADQVTGGLGSAPWLARARTALCALALAAACTFGYIAFISPDEYGLNYPASALAWSPSPVKTRPTDYFFGFPYRYGWNVVSVLYRQGVLRGKFDTNETYLVTDWYVRDIEAARADEPRYYLQAENAPRAGKAPADLADTFHLWGEVRVRGATRIRIHENNRYPAGGPVVYDAESYPTDDPDLLARSIMYRSARGDDRAFRDLGKFLDGAATARDVVVMDSPLQDGVLPYYYRGGARLAPWRGAVSGTDLSAPGATYYAALFAPTGSERWLAEHLYPLEGRWFGSVRLLSYAPPAADTPVQTSGAQFGDAIRLRNYAVGPATVRGGDVVRLALQWQVAGPLPARYKVFVHVLDAQGKVIAQRDAELVADLAPATAWTPGETLIDHHAMRLPANLPTQKLRVALGFYDPQSGVRLPVRDAQGALLPDGQLVIDGAEAP